From the Nitrobacter hamburgensis X14 genome, one window contains:
- a CDS encoding LysR family transcriptional regulator — translation MLDLELLRSFVSVVDAGGFTRAGERVHRTQSTVSQQIKRLEDDFGRPLLNRVGKKVIPTEDGELLLAYARRLLALAEETRDVLARPKGDGVVRLGIPEDFAAYRLTELLASFMRSRPGLRLDVRADQGKYLRRELERGELDLALLKRPAGEKGGISTWPERVHWVTSKAHPVNPATHSVPLIGFPPGCLYRAGAIHAIESAGRAWHMAYTSSSLAGIQAAVAAGLGLSILSEIAIQPGHRVLTAKDGFAPIDKTEVALVAAPEASPATLRVADLLADFCNSVQKAAA, via the coding sequence GTGCTTGATCTGGAGCTGTTGCGCAGTTTCGTGTCGGTCGTCGATGCCGGGGGCTTTACCCGCGCCGGTGAGCGCGTCCATCGCACCCAGTCGACCGTCAGCCAGCAGATCAAGCGGCTGGAGGACGACTTCGGCCGCCCCCTGCTCAACCGTGTCGGCAAGAAAGTCATTCCCACCGAGGACGGCGAGTTGCTGTTGGCTTATGCGCGAAGACTGTTGGCGCTGGCGGAAGAAACCCGCGACGTGCTGGCGCGGCCGAAAGGCGACGGCGTCGTCCGGCTCGGAATTCCGGAGGATTTCGCCGCCTATCGCCTGACCGAATTGCTGGCGAGTTTCATGCGGTCGCGTCCCGGCCTGCGGCTCGACGTCCGCGCCGACCAGGGCAAGTATCTCCGCCGCGAGCTTGAACGCGGCGAACTCGACCTGGCGCTGCTCAAGCGGCCGGCCGGCGAGAAGGGCGGCATCAGCACCTGGCCGGAACGCGTCCATTGGGTGACGAGCAAGGCCCATCCCGTCAATCCGGCAACCCACTCCGTTCCGCTGATCGGTTTTCCGCCGGGCTGCCTGTATCGGGCGGGCGCCATTCACGCCATCGAAAGCGCAGGCCGCGCCTGGCACATGGCCTACACCAGTTCGAGCCTCGCAGGCATCCAGGCCGCGGTCGCCGCCGGTCTGGGTTTAAGCATTCTCTCGGAGATCGCGATCCAGCCCGGGCATCGCGTCCTGACAGCGAAAGACGGTTTTGCGCCGATCGACAAGACCGAAGTGGCGCTGGTCGCAGCGCCGGAGGCGAGCCCGGCCACGCTGCGCGTTGCCGACCTGCTGGCGGATTTCTGCAATTCGGTACAGAAGGCGGCGGCGTAA
- a CDS encoding TIGR02186 family protein: MRTRAACSTIGLMLVLLLGSTFVAGDARAEHLIVSVSNHRVTVTPNYSGEELVLFGSIERDGGAPVPRAGYDLVVTISGPRVDMVTRRKERTLGIWVNADSRQFLQVPSYLAVFANRPLDKIAAPDILRRQQLGLNNVLLTQRVGPDYADVVASDPFRRAFIRLRAEHGLYRENTAAVTFLTPTLFRAGIPLPAEVPTGTYTIGIKLLAGGALIAKTDTAFEIVKVGFEQFVATAARQHGLIYGLATALMALTAGWMASIVFRKD; this comes from the coding sequence ATGAGGACGCGCGCGGCCTGCTCGACGATAGGACTGATGCTGGTGCTGCTGCTCGGCTCGACCTTCGTCGCGGGCGATGCGCGCGCCGAGCATCTGATCGTCTCGGTGTCGAACCATCGCGTCACCGTGACGCCGAACTATTCCGGCGAGGAACTGGTGCTGTTCGGCTCGATCGAGCGCGACGGCGGTGCGCCGGTTCCGCGCGCCGGCTACGATCTCGTCGTGACTATCAGCGGCCCGCGCGTCGACATGGTCACGCGCCGCAAGGAACGCACGCTCGGCATCTGGGTGAATGCCGATTCCCGGCAATTCCTTCAGGTCCCGTCCTATCTTGCGGTGTTCGCCAACCGGCCGCTGGACAAGATCGCCGCGCCCGACATCCTGCGCCGGCAGCAGCTTGGACTGAACAACGTGCTGCTGACGCAGCGCGTCGGCCCCGACTACGCCGACGTGGTGGCAAGCGATCCGTTCCGCCGCGCCTTCATAAGGCTGCGCGCCGAACACGGGTTGTACCGCGAGAACACCGCGGCCGTAACCTTCCTGACCCCGACCCTGTTCCGTGCCGGCATCCCGCTGCCGGCAGAGGTGCCGACCGGCACCTACACCATCGGAATCAAGCTGCTCGCCGGCGGCGCGCTGATCGCAAAGACCGATACGGCGTTCGAAATCGTCAAGGTCGGCTTCGAGCAGTTCGTAGCCACCGCCGCCCGCCAGCACGGTTTGATCTACGGCCTGGCGACGGCGCTCATGGCGCTGACGGCGGGCTGGATGGCGTCGATCGTTTTCCGCAAGGACTGA
- the pdeM gene encoding ligase-associated DNA damage response endonuclease PdeM — protein MPGLVPAMTARIEIVSVAGVSFVADLSGALYWEHERLLVVSDLHLEKGSSFAMRGVLLPPYDTVATLGRLAAVVARFDPRTVIALGDSFHDRDAHERLIAPDRDALSALQARCDWIWISGNHDPALPDDLGGAIASEVAIGAIVFRHEPTGAFGEIAGHLHPKARVSTRGRSIERRCFASDGARVVMPAFGAYAGGLSIRDEAFARLFSADFIAHVLGDRRMHAIAAARCY, from the coding sequence ATGCCCGGGCTCGTCCCGGCCATGACAGCGCGCATAGAAATTGTCAGCGTCGCCGGCGTCTCTTTCGTCGCCGATCTCTCGGGCGCGCTCTATTGGGAACACGAGCGCCTGCTCGTGGTGTCCGACCTGCATCTCGAAAAGGGCTCGAGCTTCGCCATGCGCGGCGTGCTGCTGCCACCCTACGACACGGTGGCGACGCTCGGTCGGCTCGCGGCCGTCGTCGCACGGTTCGACCCGCGCACGGTGATCGCGCTCGGCGACAGTTTTCACGATCGCGATGCGCATGAACGCCTGATCGCGCCTGATCGCGACGCGCTTTCGGCCTTGCAGGCGCGCTGCGACTGGATCTGGATTTCGGGCAATCACGATCCGGCCTTGCCGGATGATCTCGGCGGCGCGATCGCGAGCGAGGTCGCGATCGGCGCAATCGTGTTTCGTCATGAGCCGACCGGTGCTTTCGGCGAAATCGCGGGCCACCTGCATCCCAAGGCGCGGGTCTCGACGCGCGGCCGTTCGATCGAGCGGCGCTGTTTCGCCAGCGACGGCGCGCGTGTGGTGATGCCGGCGTTCGGCGCCTACGCCGGGGGGTTGAGCATTCGCGACGAGGCGTTCGCCAGACTCTTCTCGGCCGATTTCATCGCGCATGTGCTCGGCGACAGGCGCATGCACGCGATCGCCGCAGCGCGGTGTTACTGA
- a CDS encoding DMT family transporter, producing MTVVPSSLASPAAAPRPAFNTLPLAIGAFCLLWSFAFVAGKVGVTDCPPLILLAARFLLAGILIFGIAVLRGEGWSLSRRDVAIFAVLGVANNAMYLGLGYTGLQTVSAGLSGLIVSANPVFTAVLAAVFLGESLTWRKVMGLLLGIAGVAFIVWHRMSVGTDSLHGILFTLASLASIVAGTILFKVLAPKGNLWLGNGVQSLAGGLALLPFASALSDVSDIVPSWRLLAAFVYLVLCGSILAYVLWFHLLKVCGATAASAYHFLMPPLAILFAWLVLGEHVAARDLLGIVPVALGIYLVTRPAAGPAQHAS from the coding sequence ATGACCGTCGTTCCTTCATCCCTTGCCTCGCCCGCCGCCGCCCCGCGCCCCGCCTTCAACACGCTGCCGCTGGCCATCGGCGCGTTCTGCCTGCTGTGGAGCTTCGCCTTCGTCGCCGGCAAGGTCGGCGTCACCGATTGTCCGCCGCTGATCCTGCTGGCGGCACGCTTCCTGCTGGCGGGCATCCTGATCTTCGGGATTGCCGTCCTGCGCGGCGAGGGCTGGTCGCTCTCCCGCCGCGATGTCGCGATTTTCGCGGTGCTCGGCGTCGCCAACAACGCAATGTATCTCGGCCTCGGCTACACCGGCCTGCAAACCGTCTCGGCCGGTCTGAGCGGCCTGATCGTCAGCGCCAACCCGGTATTCACCGCGGTGCTGGCCGCGGTCTTTCTTGGCGAGAGTTTGACCTGGCGCAAGGTCATGGGGCTGTTGCTGGGCATCGCCGGCGTTGCCTTCATCGTGTGGCATCGCATGTCGGTCGGCACCGATAGCCTGCACGGAATCCTATTCACGCTGGCGTCGCTGGCCTCGATCGTCGCCGGCACGATTCTGTTCAAGGTATTGGCTCCGAAGGGCAACCTCTGGCTCGGCAACGGTGTCCAGAGTCTGGCCGGTGGTCTGGCGCTGCTGCCGTTCGCGTCGGCGCTGTCTGATGTCAGTGACATCGTGCCGAGCTGGCGCCTGCTGGCGGCCTTTGTCTATCTCGTGCTGTGCGGCTCGATCTTGGCCTATGTGCTGTGGTTCCATCTGCTCAAGGTCTGTGGCGCGACCGCGGCGAGCGCCTATCACTTCCTGATGCCGCCGCTCGCCATACTGTTCGCCTGGTTGGTGCTCGGCGAGCATGTCGCGGCGCGCGACCTCCTCGGCATTGTCCCGGTGGCGCTCGGCATCTACCTCGTCACCCGTCCCGCGGCCGGTCCAGCGCAGCATGCAAGTTAG